In the Oryzias latipes chromosome 9, ASM223467v1 genome, one interval contains:
- the med27 gene encoding mediator of RNA polymerase II transcription subunit 27, translating into MADVVNVGVNLDAFSHAISGIQALRSSVTRVFESLKDGMKNRETLEGREKEFLAEFQDNLQAVNRDLNELERLSGLVGRPSESHPLHNSGLLSLDPVQDKTPLYSQLLQAYKWSNKLQYHAGLASSLLNQQSLKRSANQIGASAKRRPKVQPSTLVLPPQYVDDVISRIGRMFPDMSIELFRPNGTSAVLLVTLGKVLKAIVVMRSLFIDRTVVRGYNENVYNEDGKLDIWTKSQYQVFQKVTDHATTALLHYQLPQMPDVVVRSFMTWLRSYSKLFQASCQRCGHFLQDGLPPTWRDFRTLEAFHDTCRM; encoded by the exons ATGGCGGACGTGGTGAACGTTGGCGTGAATCTGGACGCTTTTTCTCACGCAATCAGCGGCATTCAGGCGCTGCGGTCGAGCGTGACTCGCGTGTTCGAGTCCCTTAAAGATGGCATGAAGAACCGCGAGACGCTGGAGGGACGCGAGAAGGAGTTTCTGGCCGAGTTCCAGGACAACCTGCAGGCGGTGAACCGAGACCTGAA TGAGCTGGAGCGGCTCAGTGGTCTGGTGGGCCGTCCCTCAGAGTCTCATCCCCTTCACAACAGTGGTCTGCTCAGTCTGGACCCGGTTCAGGATAAAACTCCTCTGTACTCTCAGCTCCTTCAGGCCTACAAGTGGTCCAACAAG CTGCAGTACCACGCCGGCTTAGCCTCCAGTCTGTTAAACCAGCAGTCGCTCAAGCGATCCGCCAATCAGATCGGAGCTTCAGCCAAAAGAAGACCCAAAGTCCAGCCGAGCACCCTGGTGCTCCCCCCTCA GTACGTGGACGACGTCATCTCGCGGATCGGCAGGATGTTTCCGGATATGTCCATCGAGCTTTTCAGACCCAACGGCACGTCTGCCGTGCTGCTG GTGACTCTGGGGAAAGTGTTGAAGGCCATTGTCGTGATGCGCTCGCTCTTCATTGACCGAACAGTTGTCCGGGGATACAACGAGAATGTTTACAACGAAGATGGAAAG CTGGACATTTGGACCAAGTCTCAGTACCAGGTGTTTCAGAAG GTAACAGACCACGCCACCACTGCCCTGCTGCACTACCAGCTGCCCCAGATGCCTGATGTGGTGGTCCGGTCCTTTATG ACCTGGCTGCGCAGCTACAGCAAACTCTTCCAGGCTTCTTGTCAGCGATGTGGTCACTTCCTCCAGGACGGACTCCCACCAACGTGGAGGGACTTTAGGACCCTGGAGGCATTTCATGACACCTGTCGAATGTAA